TCGTGCTATGTACAAAAAACTGTTTGTATATGCCGGCGCTGAGCATCCACATGCTGCGCAGAAACCTAAATCCTTAACTTTCTAATTTTTCTCTGATACATGGAAAAGCAAAAAAATACTATTGGTCGTCGTAAGGAAGCCGTAGCTCGCGTGTATATCAGCAAGGGCACTGGTGCAATTACAATCAACGACAAAGACTATAAAGAATATTTCGCGCTGGTTTACCTGCAGAATCAGGTAGAACTGCCGTTGAAAACTATCGACGCTCTGGATAAATTTGATATAAAGGTAAATGCTGCTGGTGGTGGTATCAAGGGTCAGGCTGAGGCAGTGAAACTTGGTATTGCACGTGGTCTGTGTGAGGTGAACATCGAGTTCCGCCCTGCACTGAAAGCGGCTGGATTGCTGAAACGTGATCCTAGAGGCGTTGAACGTAAGAAACCAGGTAAAGCTAAAGCTAGAAGAAGCTTCCAGTTCTCTAAACGCTAATCGTGATGAATGCGTGGTGGTAGTATATACCCATCGCAGATTATTAACATTGACCTTTTATAACAGAGTATAATAACATGGAAAATAATACCTCATTGCAGCAGCAGTTACTGGAGGCTGGTGTACACTTCGGTCACCTGAAGAAGAAATGGAATCCAAAGATGCTGCCTTACATTTTCGCAGAAAAGAAAGGTATTCACATCATAGATCTGAATAAAACCGTTGAAGGTTTACAGGATGCAGCAGCAGCGCTGAAATCTATAGCTAAGAGCGGTAAAAAGATCATGTTCGTTGCAACAAAAAAGCAAGCTAAAGAAATCGTAGCAGAAGCGGCTAAGCGTGTAAACATGCCTTACGTGACTGAAAGATGGTTAGGTGGTATGCTTACCAACTTCACCACTATCCGTAAAAGCGTGAAGAAAATGCAGAGCATCGAGAAAATGCTGACTGATGGTACTTTCGATAGCATCACTAAGAAAGAGCGTTTGACCTTAACACGTGATAAGGAGAAAATGGAGAAAGTTCTGGGTGGTATCGCTCAGCTGGCTCGTGTTCCTGCAGCGCTGTTCCTGGTTGACATCAGCCATGAGCACATTGCACTGGCAGAAGCTCGTCGTCTGGGTATCTCCACCTTCGGTATGGTAGATACTAACTCTGATCCTACCAAGGTAGACTTCGCAGTACCAGCGAACGATGATGCTACTAAATCTATCGCAATCATCACTAACTATATCGCTGCAGCAATTGCAGAAGGTCTGTCTGAAAGAGCGAATGAGAAAACTGACGACGTAGTAGAAGAGGAAGAAGAAGACAACAAGGCACTGAAGTTCGAACTCGAAGGTGGTGATGATCGTGGTGGTGAGAGAGGTCGTAAGCCAGGTGGTCGTGGTCCAGGTGGTCCAGGTGGCAACAACAACCGTCCAGGCGGTGGTGGTGGCAACCGTCCAGGTGGCAACAACAATCGTCCAGGTGGTGGTGGTAACCGTCCAGGTGGCGGTGGTAACCGTCCAGGCGGCGGTGGCGGCGGACAGCGTCGTCCTGCAGGTTCTGGTGGTAGCAGACCAGGTGGTGGCGGAAGATAATTCTGTTCATGACTAAATAGATCAATTGCGAACCGTGGACAGCTTATCTGATCTGTGGTTCGCAATTGGTCATATAAACCGGACAAGTAGCAAAATTCATATAAACTTAATACTCTTAAACTCATTATAAGTTATGGCAGCAACAATTACAGCAGCTGATGTAAACAAACTGCGTCAGCAGACAGGTGCAGGGATGATGGATTGCAGAAAGGCGCTGGTAGAAAGCGATGGTGATTTTGAAAAAGCAGTTGATTATCTGCGTAAAAAAGGCCAGAAAGTAGCCGCTTTACGTTCTGACCGTGAAACTAAAGAAGGTGTTATCATTGCTAAGACTGCTGCTGATGGCCAGACTGGTGTGATAGTAGCCCTGGGTTGCGAAACTGACTTCGTAGCTAAGAATGAAGATTTCATCAAGTTTGCGCAGTCTCTGGTAGACCTGGCACTGACTTCCGGTGTTAACACCGTAGAAGAACTGGGTGCAGCTAGCCTGGACGGTGCAACTGTAAGTGATAAAGTAAACGACCAGGTTGCTAAGATTGGTGAGAAAATCACCCTGGCACGTTTCGAAAAAATCAGCGCTGCTTCTGTAACTGCTTATATCCACGGTAACTACCGCATGGGTGTACTGGTAGGTTTCAACGAAGCTGTAGCTGAAGAAGTAGGTAAGGATGTGGCAATGCAGATCGCTGCTATGAACCCAATCGCTGTTGATGCGGCTGGTGTTTCTGAAGATCTGATTGCACGTGAAAAAGCAATCGCTCTTGAGCAGATCGCTGCTGAAGGTAAAACAGGAGACATGGCTGAAAAAATCGCTATGGGTAAGGTGAACAAGTTCTTCAAAGACAATACCCTGTTACAGCAGGCGTTTGTGAAAGATAATAATAAGACTGTTGCTGATTATCTGAAGTCTGTAAGTGCAGGTCTGAAGGTAACAGGATTCAGCAGAATCGCATTGGGGTAATATAATCCCGGTCAGAAAAGGAGAGAAGTTTTTCTCTCCTTTTTTTTGTGCCTAACGGAAATCATATAGTGTCAACGAAGGGTAATCCTGCCCCGAAAATTCCGCGTTCCGCATTTTTTGTATCTTCGGGGCGCAATAACCGATAACTATCTTCATCTTAATATATCATTTTCAATAGTCATGTTGCCAAAGTACAAGCGTATTTTACTTAAACTAAGCGGTGAGTCCCTGATGGGCGAAGGTAATTACGGGATCGATCACAAGGTGATCTCACAGTATGCATACGATATTAAAGCTGCTACTGATCTGGGCGTGCAGGTTGCGGTCGTGATCGGTGGTGGTAACATCTATCGTGGTATGAACGAAAAAGAGACAGGTATTGAGCGTGCTCAGGGCGACTATATGGGGATGCTGGCAACAGTTATCAATGGTATGGCCATGCAGAGTGGCCTGGAAAAGGTTGGTTTATATACCCGCCTGCAATCTGCTATCAAAATGGAGCAGATCGCTGAGCCTTATATCCGCCGCCGTGCCATTCGCCACCTGGAAAAAGGCCGTGTTGTGATCTTTGGTGCTGGTACCGGTAACCCGTACTTCACTACAGATACCGCTGCTTCCCTGCGTGCGATCGAAATCCAGGCAGATGTGATCCTGAAAGGAACCCGTGTAGATGGTATCTATACCGCTGATCCGGAAAAAGATCCAACCGCTACAAAATTTGAAACCATTACCTTCTCTGAGGTGTATCAGAAATCACTGAATGTGATGGATATGACCGCTTTCACACTGTGCCAGGAGAATAAACTCCCGATTATCGTGTTTGACATGAATCGTCCGGGCAATCTGCTACAGGTGATTATGGGGAAGAATGTGGGGACACTTGTAAAAGCATAAACTTATTTGGAATCGGGGAATTGCTTAGCAATTCCCCGATTGCTTTTATTTCAGGTATGCTTTGAGCTCTGTAAAGGGTAAGAACAAAGTAATCTGCCCCATTGCATAAGGCCCGATCTCATACGGGGTATAGCAGAACCCAATGCCCTTTTCCGTGATGAAGAAGTTCTCATTCACGGGGATCTGATCGACCAGCAACTGGTCTTTCAATGTGTTTTCCTCACTCACCCAGAAAATTCTTCTGTACGCTTTTTCCAGCAATGCCGGTAATGCCTCTTTATAGCCCGGTTTAAACAGGTCTTCTGTAGTTAATACTTTCTTGTTCTTCAAATCTAAAACCTTGTAAATTGAGCCGTAATTGCCGTGTGCACCACCTGTATACTCATAGGTGAATGATTCAATGCTCAGATAAGGATAATGGTTATACACTACTCTCATATCGGCATCGGCTGACCAGCTGGCGGTGGCAGGAATTTCCTGTGTGGTATCGATATCTTTTTCAGTCATTTTGTAAGTGACCAGAAAGGAGTCAATATCTCTTCTGAGGTAACGAACCGGATTGTCCAGGGAAGGGTTGCCGGTTACAGTGCTGCGAATGAAAGCCTTTGTCTCCTCATCCAGGGTGGGCGCCGGCCAGATAATGGCGTTAGTAGCTACTGCTACCGGGGAGGCAGGATTACCTGGCAGCAGCTTCGCAGAATCTTCTCCATAATATACACTCAGGGGAGTAGTTTCTTTCATATCAGGTACGAGGGTGTACTCATAGGTAGTCCCTTTTCCTCTCCATTTTCCCTTATATACACCGGCACTGTCCAGTAAACCTGTGAAGAAGCGTTCTTCCTTTTCATCCGTACTCTCATATAATACCAGCATTTTGTTCTGGTCCAGGTTTCCCCAGATGGCGATCGGCTCCCCGGTCTCTTCGTAACTATAATATCCACGGTACATGGCCGGATTGGCTTTGGTCAGTTCCATCGTAATGTTCTTCCCTGCCAGCGTACCTTTCAATTGTACATAAAAATAGGGTGTGGTCTTGAAATCAGGGAGACTTGCAGCAGCCTGTTTGGGATGCCTGTCGCCACAGGATATCAGTAAAATAGCTGAGATAGTAATAAGGAGTATGGTTCTCATGCGTTAAAATTAATAATTATTCATATTCTTTTTATCGGGTTGGGTGCTGATGACAATCAATCATTTTAGCGTTTTCATGCAGGGGCCATCCTGTATCTTTGTACCCGTAAAATATTGGCCAATGCTAAATAAAAAAGTTGCTGACCTGCGTAAGGATTATACCCTTGCTGAGCTGGATGAAAAGGAAGTAGCCCAGGATCCCTTTCAACAATTTGAAAAGTGGTGGAATGAAGCCATCACCGGAGAGATAGAGGAAGCCAATGCGATGACGCTGGCCACTAGTAGCTCCGCAGGTATTCCTACTACCCGCATCGTATTGCTAAAGAGCTTTGATGCAGATGGTTTTGTGTTTTTTACCAATTATGATAGCCGTAAAGGTCATGAAATGGCGGCTAATCCGCACGTATCTCTGTTGTTTTTCTGGAAAGAGCTGCAAAGACAGGTGCGTATAGACGGAATTGTATCCAAAGTGGATGCGGGTATGAGTAATGAATATTACAACAGCCGTCCGCTGGGTAGTCGTATTGGTGCTATAGCTTCTCCACAGAGCAAGGTGATACCTAACAGGAGTTTCCTGGAAGAGAAGGTAAAGACAGTGACTGAAAAATATGAGAAAAATGCTCCAGAGAGACCGGAAAACTGGGGGGGGTATATTGTGAAACCGGTTGCAATTGAGTTCTGGCAGGGACGCAGTAGCCGACTTCATGACCGTATCCAGTACAGTCAGGAAGGGAGTAGCTGGAAAATAGAGCGCCTGGCGCCATGATGAATAAAGAAATTATAAGAGGCTGATCATAATTAAGTGGTCAGCCTCTTTAATAATTTTAGGCTTGTTTTGCAGCAGCCTTTGCAGCTTTAACAGCAGCAGCTTTAGCTGGCTTAGCAGGTCTTGATTTTCCGAAAGAACCACTGAAAATCTTACCTTTTTTGGTTTTGATATCACCTCTACCCATTGTTAGACAGTTTGATTGTTTATTATTAATTGGTGCAAATTACGTAAAAAAGGAAGATACCACAAACTGAAGGGTTCGTGGCCATTTTATAAGCCTGTTGTCGAAGAAGCGTCGAAGAAGCGTCGAAGAAGAGGTGGACCTATATAAAATAAAAAAAGCAAGAAACAGTAATGTTCCTTGCTTGAATAAGGTAAGCTAACAGATTAAAGCTTGTCGGACAGAGCCTTACCAGCTTTGAATTTAGCAACTTTCTTAGCTTTGATCTTGATGATCTGGCCAGTCTGTGGGTTTCTACCGTTACGAGCAGCACGTTTAGAAACAGAGAAAGTACCGAAACCTACTAAGGTTACTTTACCACCTTTTTTCAGGGTATCAGCAACAGCTTTAGTGAAAGAATCCAGTGCTTCGTTAGCTTGGGTTTTAGTGATACCGGCATCTTTTGCCAGTTTGTCGATTAATTCGGCTTTGTTCATAGCTAGTAAGATTTAACTAGTGAATTAAAATGTTTGATGTGAGCAAATATAGCGCGTTTTATCAGATTACCAAATTTTTTGCATCTTTTTTAAGCAAAATTTTATCGGCTGAAAAGGGCTACAGGTAACGGTTACAGCTGATTCGCTCATGATATGGATGTATGAGCAAAACAGGAGTTAACGTCTGAAACCCGCTGCTAGTGGCAATTTGCTACTGGTTTTATAATTAACGTCAGAGTGTTCCAAGTATTGTACCAAACTCACAATCCCTGATAAACAGTGGATTTCCTGTGGATAAGTTTAAATGTTAAACTACCTGCATCACTGTTCTGAAGGCTACAAACTGGCTTCCAAACAGGTCATAAGCCCTCTTTTGGAGTACTGGCGCATATTCGTCTATGTAAGTTTGGTAGTTCTCGAGTGTATCTGCAAAGAATTGTACAGAGTAGGTGAGACCATCTTCCTCATCCTGTTCCAGCAGTCTGCACATGCGGTAATCATGGAATAAACCGGTATTCATGATAGCTGGGATCTGGTCTTCCTTCATCCATTGCATCCATCTGTCGTTGATAGGATGCGACACCATTGTGGTAACGTTAAATATGATCATAGTTGGAAATCCTTGTTAGTGGCTTAATTGCAGATATATGGGGCAGTGATCAGAGTGCTTTATATCGGCGTAAATCTTTGCCTCTTTCAGCTTTTCCTGCAATGGTGTAGTGACACTGATATAATCGATACGCCATCCCTTATTATTATTGCGTGCATTGGCGCGGAAACTCCACCAGCTATATTGGTGCGGATCACTACAGAAATGACGGAAAGTATCTACGAAGCCGTTTTCATATAATTTGTCCAGCCATGCACGTTCTTCGGGCAGAAAACCACTGCTGTTCTTGTTGCCTACGGGATCATGAATATCGATTGGTTTGTGCACGATATTGTAGTCGCCACACACTATTATATTAGGTCTTGTGGCTTTGAGTGTATGGAGGTAGCCAAAGAACTCATCCAACCATTGGTATTTATAGGTTTGTCTTTCGTCTCCACTGGTGCCTGAAGGGATATATGTGTTAACGAGTGTGATATCCCCAAAATCGAGGCGCATTACCCTGCCTTCGGCATCGCTCTGCATGTAGCCATTTCCATATTGTACATGGTCTGGTTTTATCTTAGTGAGTACAGCTACACCGCTGTAGCCTTTTTTCTGGGCAGGATACCAGTAGTGTTCATAGCCAAGCTCGTCAAACTGTTGGAAGTCTACATTGTCTTTGTGCGCTTTGATTTCCTGTAAGCAGATGATATCGGCGGGATCAGTTTTGAGCCATTCTGTGAAGCCTTTTGTCATGGCGGAACGAAGCCCGTTTACATTGTACGATATGATTCTCATACTGTAAATATACGAATGCCGGTGATTGCAGCGCAACCACCGGCATTCAGTTAAAAATATTATAACGAAGTTTTTACATGTCGTATTCGAGTACCGGTCTAAGCCATTTCTCTGCTTCTTCTACAGTCCAGCCTTTGCGTTCAGCATAATCTATTACCTGGTCTTTCTCGATCTTTCCTATACCAAAGTATTTGGCAGCAGGGTTGGCAAAATACCAGCCACTTACACTTGAAGCAGGATACATGGCCAGTGATTCTGTGAGTGTGATACCAGTGTTCTCCGTAGCATCGAGCATATCGAACATCTTGTATTTCTCTGTATGTTCAGGACAGGCAGGATAACCTGGTGCAGGACGTATGCCTGCGTATTCTTCTTTGATCAGGTCATCTTTACTCAGGTGTTCTTCTGAAGCATAGCCCCAGAATTCCTTTCTTACACGCTCATGCATCAGCTCTGCAAAGGCTTCTACCAGCCTGTCCGCAAGGGCTTTCAGCATAATGCTGCTGTAATCGTCATGGTCTGCCTTGAACTTTTCCAACCATTCTTCAATGCCACCACCTGTGGTCACGGCAAAGGCACCCATGTAGTCCTGGATACCTGTATCGGAGGGGGCGATAAAGTCTGCCAGTGATATGTTTGGCTGACCAGGCGCCTTCTTGATCTGCTGACGCAGACATTCCAGATTTACGGTACCCTGACCTGGTTTTGGTGACAATACGGTGATGGTATCATCTGCTGTTCTGCTGGCAGGAAAGAGGCCAATTACAGCGTTGGCAGTTACCCATTTCTCTTCAACGATGCGTTTTAGCATTACTTTGGCATCTTCATACAGGCGACTTGCTTCCACACCGACTACTTCGTCCGTCAGGATCTGCGGGAATTTACCGTGCAGTTCCCATGAGATGAAGAAGGGCTGCCAGTCTATATATTCAGCTATATCAGCCAGTTCATAGTTCTTAAAAACCTGTACTCCCAGTTGTTTTGGAACTACCGGAGTGAATCCTGTCCAGTCGCTGATCGCCTTGTTCTGGCGGGCTTCTGCGATAGGAAGGTATTGTTTTACTGGTTTCTTATTGCGGAAGTTATCATTGAGTTTGGTGTACTCAGTTGTTACTTCCTGCAGGAAATTTTTTCTCAGGGCTTTGTTCAGCAGGTTACCGGTTACGGTTACGCTACGGGACGCATCAAGTACATGCACCACGCCGTGTTCATACTCGGGGGCAATTTTTACGGCGGTATGGGTACGGGAGGTAGTGGCACCGCCTATTAATAATGGTACTTCAAAGTGCTGGCGTTTCATTTCTCTGGCCACGTGCACCATTTCGTCCAGACTAGGGGTGATCAGGCCACTGAGGCCAATGATATCCACATCTTCCTGGCGGGCGGTCTGCAGAATTTTTTCCGCTGGGACCATTACTCCCATATCGATGATGTCGTAGCCATTACAGCCCAATACTACACCTACGATATTTTTACCGATGTCGTGTACGTCGCCTTTTACAGTAGCCAGCAGGATCTTTCCGGCTGATTTGATCACGCCACCATTTTCTGCGACCATCCTGGCTTTTTCTGCTTCAATAAAAGGTGTCAGTACGGCCACGGATTTCTTCATCACGCGGGCACTTTTTACTACCTGTGGCAGGAACATTTTACCACTGCCGAAGAGGTCGCCGACGATGTTCATACCGTCCATGAGCGGACCTTCGATCACATCCAGCGGACGGGGATATTTTTGTCTGGCTTCTTCGGTATCAGCTTCGATATAGTCAGTGATACCATTTACGAGTGCGTGGCTTAGTCTTTCTTCTACAGAGCCGTGGCGCCAGGTTTCGTCTTTTTCGATCACCTTTCCTTTTGCCTTTACAGTTTCGGCATAGGCGATGAGGCGTTCTGTAGCATCTTCACGGCGATTCAGGATAGCATCGTCACAGAGTTCGCGCAGCTTTGGTTCAATTTCATCATAGATCTGCAACATACCGGCATTCACGATACCCATGTTCATGCCCGCTTTGATCGCGTAGAACAGGAATACAGAGTGCATCGCTTCGCGCACCAGGTCATTTCCTCTGAAGGAGAAGGAGATGTTACTCACACCACCACTTACGCTGGTCAGCGGCATTAGTTCCTTGATACGGCGGGTGGCGTTGATGAAGTCTACTGCGTAGTTATTGTGTTCTTCGATACCTGTGGCAATCGCAAAGATGTTCGGGTCGAATATGATATCCTGTGGATCAAACCCTACAACTTCTGTCAGGATCTTGTAAGAGCGATGACAGAACGCTACTTTTTTCTCTTCTGTATCTGCCTGTCCATACTCATCGAAAGCCATTACGACTACAGCAGCACCGAAGCTTTTGCAGATAGTGGCCTGTTCAATGAATTTCGCTTCACCTTCCTTGAGGGAGATGGAGTTCACAATACATTTACCCTGCAGGCATTTCAGACCGGCTTCAATGATGCTGAACTTACTGGAGTCGATCATTACCGGGATCTTTGAAATATCCGGTTCTGCAGCAAGCAGGTTCAGAAAGGTGGTCATTGCCAGTTCTCCGTCGAGGAGGGCATCATCCATGTTTACGTCCAGTACCTGCGCACCGTTTTCTACCTGCTGGCGGGCTACAGACAGTGCTTCTTCGTACTGTCCTTCCCTGATCAGACGGGCAAATTTTTTAGAACCGGTTACGTTAGTACGTTCACCAATATTGATGAAGTTGGTTTCAGGTCGTACTATCAGTGGCTCCAGGCCGCTCAGGCGCAAAAATGGTTTGATGACAGTTTGTTCCTGTCCAGTGGCAGTTTGCGCGGGATTGAGTGTATCGCTCATTGGTAGCTATAGTAATTAGCGGATAAATTAAAATTAGGCCAGTGTTGTTTCCTTTACTGGTAATGGTCTTGGCGCGATTGTTTTCACGTGCTGAGCAATGTGCCGGATATGATCCGGAGTGGTGCCACAGCAACCGCCAACGATGTTTACAAAACCTTCTTTAGCAAAATCTTCGATGATGCAGGCTGTATCGTGCGGTGTTTCGTCGTATTCTCCGAATGCATTTGGCAGGCCGGCATTTGGGTAGCAACTTACATAACAGCCAGCTATCTGTGCCAGTTCCGCCACGTGTGGACGCATCTGCTCACCACCCAATGCACAGTTTAAGCCGACAGAGAATGGTTTGGCGTGCATTACGGAAATATAAAATGCTTCCAGGGTCTGACCGCTCAGTGTACGTCCGGAGGCATCGGTAATGGTACCGGAGATCATGATAGGTAGTTCCGGTTGTTTGATATCCCGGAAGTATTTCTTGGCAGCGTAGATAGCGGCCTTACTATTGAGGGTATCAAAGATGGTTTCGATCAGCAATATATCTACGCCTCCTTCGTGCAGACCACGAATTTGTTCGTAATAAGCAGTCACCACTTCGTCAAAAGTAACGGAGCGGAACCCCGGATTGTTCACATCGGGGGAGAGGGAGAGTGTTTTATTCAGCGGACCGATCGCACCAGCTACAAAGCGGGGCTTTTCGGGGTTCTTCGCTGTATAATCGTTTGCAGCTCTTTTTGCAATTTTTGCAGCAGCTATGTTCAGTTCAAAAGCGAGAGCCTGCATATCATAGTCGGCCATAGCGATGGTCGTGCTACTAAATGTATTGGTTTCGATGATGTCGGCGCCAGCTTCGAGGTATTCCCTGTGAATGGCTTCTATGATCTGGGGCTGAGTCAGGTTGAGCAGGTCATTGTTGCCTTTTACATCCATATGGTAATCCTTGAATCGCTCGCCTCTATAATCTGCTTCTTCCAGCTTGTA
This Chitinophaga sancti DNA region includes the following protein-coding sequences:
- the rpsI gene encoding 30S ribosomal protein S9 yields the protein MEKQKNTIGRRKEAVARVYISKGTGAITINDKDYKEYFALVYLQNQVELPLKTIDALDKFDIKVNAAGGGIKGQAEAVKLGIARGLCEVNIEFRPALKAAGLLKRDPRGVERKKPGKAKARRSFQFSKR
- the rpsB gene encoding 30S ribosomal protein S2, encoding MENNTSLQQQLLEAGVHFGHLKKKWNPKMLPYIFAEKKGIHIIDLNKTVEGLQDAAAALKSIAKSGKKIMFVATKKQAKEIVAEAAKRVNMPYVTERWLGGMLTNFTTIRKSVKKMQSIEKMLTDGTFDSITKKERLTLTRDKEKMEKVLGGIAQLARVPAALFLVDISHEHIALAEARRLGISTFGMVDTNSDPTKVDFAVPANDDATKSIAIITNYIAAAIAEGLSERANEKTDDVVEEEEEDNKALKFELEGGDDRGGERGRKPGGRGPGGPGGNNNRPGGGGGNRPGGNNNRPGGGGNRPGGGGNRPGGGGGGQRRPAGSGGSRPGGGGR
- the tsf gene encoding translation elongation factor Ts; protein product: MAATITAADVNKLRQQTGAGMMDCRKALVESDGDFEKAVDYLRKKGQKVAALRSDRETKEGVIIAKTAADGQTGVIVALGCETDFVAKNEDFIKFAQSLVDLALTSGVNTVEELGAASLDGATVSDKVNDQVAKIGEKITLARFEKISAASVTAYIHGNYRMGVLVGFNEAVAEEVGKDVAMQIAAMNPIAVDAAGVSEDLIAREKAIALEQIAAEGKTGDMAEKIAMGKVNKFFKDNTLLQQAFVKDNNKTVADYLKSVSAGLKVTGFSRIALG
- the pyrH gene encoding UMP kinase, whose protein sequence is MLPKYKRILLKLSGESLMGEGNYGIDHKVISQYAYDIKAATDLGVQVAVVIGGGNIYRGMNEKETGIERAQGDYMGMLATVINGMAMQSGLEKVGLYTRLQSAIKMEQIAEPYIRRRAIRHLEKGRVVIFGAGTGNPYFTTDTAASLRAIEIQADVILKGTRVDGIYTADPEKDPTATKFETITFSEVYQKSLNVMDMTAFTLCQENKLPIIVFDMNRPGNLLQVIMGKNVGTLVKA
- a CDS encoding DUF3298 and DUF4163 domain-containing protein → MRTILLITISAILLISCGDRHPKQAAASLPDFKTTPYFYVQLKGTLAGKNITMELTKANPAMYRGYYSYEETGEPIAIWGNLDQNKMLVLYESTDEKEERFFTGLLDSAGVYKGKWRGKGTTYEYTLVPDMKETTPLSVYYGEDSAKLLPGNPASPVAVATNAIIWPAPTLDEETKAFIRSTVTGNPSLDNPVRYLRRDIDSFLVTYKMTEKDIDTTQEIPATASWSADADMRVVYNHYPYLSIESFTYEYTGGAHGNYGSIYKVLDLKNKKVLTTEDLFKPGYKEALPALLEKAYRRIFWVSEENTLKDQLLVDQIPVNENFFITEKGIGFCYTPYEIGPYAMGQITLFLPFTELKAYLK
- the pdxH gene encoding pyridoxamine 5'-phosphate oxidase; the protein is MLNKKVADLRKDYTLAELDEKEVAQDPFQQFEKWWNEAITGEIEEANAMTLATSSSAGIPTTRIVLLKSFDADGFVFFTNYDSRKGHEMAANPHVSLLFFWKELQRQVRIDGIVSKVDAGMSNEYYNSRPLGSRIGAIASPQSKVIPNRSFLEEKVKTVTEKYEKNAPERPENWGGYIVKPVAIEFWQGRSSRLHDRIQYSQEGSSWKIERLAP
- a CDS encoding 30S ribosomal protein THX: MGRGDIKTKKGKIFSGSFGKSRPAKPAKAAAVKAAKAAAKQA
- a CDS encoding HU family DNA-binding protein; protein product: MNKAELIDKLAKDAGITKTQANEALDSFTKAVADTLKKGGKVTLVGFGTFSVSKRAARNGRNPQTGQIIKIKAKKVAKFKAGKALSDKL
- a CDS encoding DUF4286 family protein, translating into MIIFNVTTMVSHPINDRWMQWMKEDQIPAIMNTGLFHDYRMCRLLEQDEEDGLTYSVQFFADTLENYQTYIDEYAPVLQKRAYDLFGSQFVAFRTVMQVV
- a CDS encoding exodeoxyribonuclease III; this translates as MRIISYNVNGLRSAMTKGFTEWLKTDPADIICLQEIKAHKDNVDFQQFDELGYEHYWYPAQKKGYSGVAVLTKIKPDHVQYGNGYMQSDAEGRVMRLDFGDITLVNTYIPSGTSGDERQTYKYQWLDEFFGYLHTLKATRPNIIVCGDYNIVHKPIDIHDPVGNKNSSGFLPEERAWLDKLYENGFVDTFRHFCSDPHQYSWWSFRANARNNNKGWRIDYISVTTPLQEKLKEAKIYADIKHSDHCPIYLQLSH
- the metH gene encoding methionine synthase encodes the protein MSDTLNPAQTATGQEQTVIKPFLRLSGLEPLIVRPETNFINIGERTNVTGSKKFARLIREGQYEEALSVARQQVENGAQVLDVNMDDALLDGELAMTTFLNLLAAEPDISKIPVMIDSSKFSIIEAGLKCLQGKCIVNSISLKEGEAKFIEQATICKSFGAAVVVMAFDEYGQADTEEKKVAFCHRSYKILTEVVGFDPQDIIFDPNIFAIATGIEEHNNYAVDFINATRRIKELMPLTSVSGGVSNISFSFRGNDLVREAMHSVFLFYAIKAGMNMGIVNAGMLQIYDEIEPKLRELCDDAILNRREDATERLIAYAETVKAKGKVIEKDETWRHGSVEERLSHALVNGITDYIEADTEEARQKYPRPLDVIEGPLMDGMNIVGDLFGSGKMFLPQVVKSARVMKKSVAVLTPFIEAEKARMVAENGGVIKSAGKILLATVKGDVHDIGKNIVGVVLGCNGYDIIDMGVMVPAEKILQTARQEDVDIIGLSGLITPSLDEMVHVAREMKRQHFEVPLLIGGATTSRTHTAVKIAPEYEHGVVHVLDASRSVTVTGNLLNKALRKNFLQEVTTEYTKLNDNFRNKKPVKQYLPIAEARQNKAISDWTGFTPVVPKQLGVQVFKNYELADIAEYIDWQPFFISWELHGKFPQILTDEVVGVEASRLYEDAKVMLKRIVEEKWVTANAVIGLFPASRTADDTITVLSPKPGQGTVNLECLRQQIKKAPGQPNISLADFIAPSDTGIQDYMGAFAVTTGGGIEEWLEKFKADHDDYSSIMLKALADRLVEAFAELMHERVRKEFWGYASEEHLSKDDLIKEEYAGIRPAPGYPACPEHTEKYKMFDMLDATENTGITLTESLAMYPASSVSGWYFANPAAKYFGIGKIEKDQVIDYAERKGWTVEEAEKWLRPVLEYDM
- a CDS encoding homocysteine S-methyltransferase family protein, whose protein sequence is MKSLSQCAAERILIIDGAMGTMIQRYKLEEADYRGERFKDYHMDVKGNNDLLNLTQPQIIEAIHREYLEAGADIIETNTFSSTTIAMADYDMQALAFELNIAAAKIAKRAANDYTAKNPEKPRFVAGAIGPLNKTLSLSPDVNNPGFRSVTFDEVVTAYYEQIRGLHEGGVDILLIETIFDTLNSKAAIYAAKKYFRDIKQPELPIMISGTITDASGRTLSGQTLEAFYISVMHAKPFSVGLNCALGGEQMRPHVAELAQIAGCYVSCYPNAGLPNAFGEYDETPHDTACIIEDFAKEGFVNIVGGCCGTTPDHIRHIAQHVKTIAPRPLPVKETTLA